Proteins encoded by one window of Streptomyces sp. NBC_01477:
- a CDS encoding class I SAM-dependent methyltransferase produces MSISAAPAQVRKLVGAFVDAPDDRLDTEFQQLAGAVWRDGAVTGLAHPAVRELATCFDAVDNRRKGYLAVLLGLLAEAEYPATDGPVATAVGDGLDTYIGLLGGLDAGDPLGLALVYLLAHFPAGRDRILAAAGPAGAGLDEDDHSRLDRALAALDPDRPVLGRVFPSPSAWRTYGTEGDFDQRWVETMSPDQIVRGWQADTRTAFAGLGAKAHWAVRNRTSPATPPAVTFPPGDRIPRATDLDAGVFAAHAAALRCPGCGGAFEFGRHRAHCGKCDAAYPITSGILDLTKSTAGDQADDFKFMLAESPHMALFYELVARPNFLRLNGSNWDGAVTPDVEDAYIAQHVRPVDGPVLDLAAGAGRWTGKLADTVGAGRVIALDLNGPMLSMLRARLAGVPALMSGATPLPFNDASLGAVLCWNALQAFPDDAPAAIAEVGRCLRPGGTFTLMTYRNSDDPVYRHFVASHTFSQYSGGPRPFDLDTLKESLAAAGLRIRDEWGPGTFVFITAERV; encoded by the coding sequence ATGAGTATTTCCGCCGCCCCGGCACAGGTGCGCAAACTCGTCGGCGCCTTCGTGGACGCACCGGACGACCGTCTCGACACGGAGTTCCAGCAGCTGGCCGGCGCGGTGTGGCGGGACGGCGCCGTGACCGGCCTCGCCCACCCGGCCGTGCGGGAACTCGCGACCTGTTTCGACGCCGTGGACAACCGCAGGAAGGGATACCTGGCGGTTTTGCTCGGCCTCCTCGCCGAGGCCGAGTACCCCGCCACCGACGGCCCGGTCGCCACCGCGGTCGGCGACGGCCTCGACACCTACATCGGCCTGCTGGGCGGCCTCGACGCGGGCGACCCGCTCGGTCTGGCGCTGGTCTACCTGCTGGCGCACTTCCCCGCGGGCCGGGACCGCATTCTCGCCGCGGCCGGGCCGGCCGGCGCCGGCCTCGATGAGGACGACCATTCGCGGCTCGACCGTGCGCTGGCCGCCCTGGATCCCGACCGCCCGGTCCTCGGCCGGGTGTTCCCCTCGCCGTCCGCCTGGCGGACCTACGGGACGGAGGGGGACTTCGACCAGCGCTGGGTCGAGACCATGTCGCCGGACCAGATCGTACGCGGCTGGCAGGCCGACACCCGGACGGCCTTCGCCGGCCTCGGCGCCAAGGCCCACTGGGCGGTGCGCAATCGGACATCCCCCGCCACCCCGCCCGCGGTCACCTTCCCGCCGGGCGACCGGATCCCGCGCGCGACCGACCTGGACGCCGGTGTCTTCGCCGCCCACGCGGCGGCGCTGCGCTGCCCGGGCTGCGGAGGCGCGTTCGAGTTCGGCCGGCACCGGGCGCACTGCGGGAAATGCGACGCGGCGTACCCGATCACGTCCGGCATCCTGGACCTCACCAAGTCCACCGCCGGGGATCAGGCCGACGACTTCAAGTTCATGCTCGCCGAGTCGCCCCACATGGCCCTGTTCTACGAGCTGGTCGCCCGCCCGAACTTCCTGCGGCTCAACGGCAGCAACTGGGACGGCGCGGTGACCCCCGACGTCGAGGACGCGTACATCGCACAGCATGTCCGACCGGTCGACGGCCCGGTGCTCGACCTCGCCGCCGGAGCGGGCCGCTGGACCGGGAAGCTCGCGGACACCGTGGGCGCCGGCCGGGTCATCGCGCTCGACCTGAACGGCCCGATGCTCTCGATGCTGCGCGCCCGGCTCGCCGGGGTCCCGGCCCTCATGTCCGGCGCCACGCCGCTGCCCTTCAACGACGCGAGCCTGGGCGCGGTGCTGTGCTGGAACGCCCTCCAGGCGTTCCCCGACGACGCGCCCGCGGCCATCGCCGAGGTCGGGCGGTGCCTGCGTCCCGGCGGCACGTTCACCCTGATGACCTACCGGAATTCCGACGATCCCGTGTACCGCCACTTTGTCGCCTCGCACACCTTCTCCCAATACTCGGGTGGGCCGCGCCCGTTCGACCTGGACACGCTCAAGGAGTCGCTGGCCGCCGCCGGCCTGCGGATACGCGACGAATGGGGCCCTGGCACCTTCGTCTTCATCACCGCCGAGCGCGTCTAG